A window from Nitrospira sp. ND1 encodes these proteins:
- the sthA gene encoding Si-specific NAD(P)(+) transhydrogenase, whose amino-acid sequence MAHYDLLVIGTGPAGQKAAIQAAKLGKKVGIVERKRVVGGVCTNTGTIPSKSLREAALYLSGFHQRSLYGASYRVKQDITMEDLTFRANHVINREIEIIQNQMTRNNVDLWFGTASFIDPHRLRIERADDLVEHTADFVVVACGTVPARPSHIPFDDHSIIDTDGLLTLKTLPKSITIIGGGVIGAEYASILATMGIHVTLIERRPRLLEFVDQETIEALQYHMRSIGVTLRFNEEVVSVERQPQEQVIVRLKSGKEIAATTVLYSVGRTGASATLNLEAIGLTADDRGRLKVNEHYQTTVPHIYAAGDIIGFPALASTSMQQGRHAACHAFGIPCQTQSELMPYGIYSIPEISMVGRNEDDLTKNGVPYAVGIAHYREIARGQIIGDELGMLKLLFHNKTRQLLGVHAIGDGATELIHIGQTVMAYQGQIDYFIEAVFNYPTLAECYRVAALDGINQLPRPWPPRV is encoded by the coding sequence ATGGCTCACTACGATCTGCTGGTCATCGGAACCGGCCCGGCAGGGCAGAAAGCTGCCATCCAGGCTGCCAAGCTGGGGAAAAAAGTCGGCATCGTCGAACGCAAACGGGTCGTCGGCGGCGTCTGCACCAACACCGGCACCATCCCCAGCAAATCTCTCCGCGAGGCCGCACTCTATCTGTCGGGTTTCCATCAGCGCAGCCTGTATGGCGCCAGTTATCGCGTCAAACAGGACATCACGATGGAAGATCTCACCTTCCGCGCCAACCACGTCATCAACCGGGAAATCGAGATCATCCAGAACCAGATGACGCGCAACAATGTCGACCTCTGGTTCGGCACCGCCAGTTTCATCGATCCGCACCGCCTGCGCATCGAACGCGCCGACGACCTCGTGGAGCACACGGCCGACTTCGTGGTCGTCGCCTGCGGGACGGTTCCGGCCCGGCCCTCACATATTCCCTTCGACGATCACAGCATCATCGACACCGACGGCTTGCTGACCCTGAAAACACTCCCCAAGTCGATTACTATCATCGGCGGCGGGGTGATCGGCGCGGAATATGCCTCGATCCTGGCGACCATGGGCATTCACGTCACCCTCATCGAACGCCGTCCGCGCCTGCTGGAGTTTGTCGATCAGGAAACGATCGAGGCCCTCCAGTACCACATGCGCAGCATCGGCGTGACCCTCCGGTTCAACGAAGAAGTCGTGTCCGTCGAGCGGCAGCCGCAGGAGCAGGTCATCGTCCGCCTGAAAAGCGGCAAAGAAATCGCCGCCACCACGGTGCTCTATTCGGTCGGCCGCACCGGCGCCAGCGCCACCCTCAACCTGGAGGCGATCGGACTCACAGCGGACGACCGTGGACGACTGAAGGTCAACGAGCACTATCAGACGACGGTGCCGCACATCTATGCCGCGGGCGACATCATCGGCTTTCCCGCGCTCGCCTCGACATCCATGCAGCAAGGACGCCATGCCGCCTGCCATGCCTTCGGCATTCCCTGCCAGACCCAGTCCGAGCTGATGCCATACGGCATTTATTCGATCCCGGAAATTTCCATGGTCGGCCGCAACGAGGATGACTTGACCAAAAACGGCGTCCCCTATGCCGTCGGCATCGCCCACTACAGAGAGATCGCCCGTGGACAGATCATCGGCGACGAACTCGGTATGCTGAAACTGCTCTTTCACAACAAAACCCGACAACTGCTCGGCGTGCATGCGATCGGCGACGGCGCCACGGAACTCATCCACATCGGCCAGACCGTCATGGCCTATCAGGGCCAAATCGATTATTTCATCGAGGCGGTGTTCAACTACCCGACACTCGCGGAGTGTTACCGCGTCGCGGCCCTCGACGGCATCAATCAGCTACCCAGACCCTGGCCACCGAGAGTCTGA
- the tenA gene encoding thiaminase II yields the protein MSFSNHLRKLAQPVWDAQLTHPFVVALGKGTLAERKFRYYILQDARFLADLARVFAAGSLRAPDSESALRFAKLAEETITVERSLHENYGKRWKLSPHDMLNEPMAPTNYAYTRHMLAVAQGGTATEIAVVALPCAWIYCVVGKHFLKNGPPPAKHPYRDWLMLYASPEFEAVQEWMRARVDTWARTAGHEEKKRMEQAFLISSKYEWMFWEMAWNEEKWPV from the coding sequence ATGTCGTTTTCGAATCATCTTCGTAAATTGGCCCAGCCCGTCTGGGATGCCCAGCTGACACACCCGTTCGTCGTGGCCCTTGGAAAGGGCACGCTGGCGGAGCGGAAGTTCCGCTACTATATCCTGCAGGATGCCCGCTTTCTCGCGGATCTGGCCCGCGTATTTGCCGCCGGATCTTTGCGGGCACCCGACTCGGAGTCGGCCCTGCGCTTCGCCAAGCTGGCGGAAGAAACCATCACCGTGGAACGCAGCCTCCACGAGAACTACGGCAAGCGCTGGAAACTCTCCCCCCACGATATGCTGAACGAACCGATGGCTCCCACCAACTATGCCTATACCCGCCACATGCTCGCCGTCGCTCAAGGTGGGACGGCCACCGAGATCGCTGTCGTGGCGCTGCCCTGCGCCTGGATCTACTGCGTGGTCGGCAAACATTTCCTCAAGAACGGACCGCCGCCTGCCAAACATCCCTACCGGGACTGGCTGATGCTCTATGCCTCACCGGAATTCGAGGCCGTCCAGGAATGGATGCGGGCCCGGGTGGATACCTGGGCGCGCACGGCGGGCCACGAGGAAAAGAAACGCATGGAGCAGGCGTTTCTGATCAGCTCGAAGTACGAGTGGATGTTTTGGGAGATGGCCTGGAACGAGGAGAAGTGGCCGGTGTGA
- a CDS encoding HEPN domain-containing protein has translation MADLFAPETKASAAVNTARALVPQLVRSALQKRDTSRSGQITLSPQTRSNTDPLLDSFAIRTFRDMADGDYIMARSAYKNRLVPQFLTASHQAIEKYIKCILLINRIKSRNIGHSLARGLQKMSEIKSFEVNLSKRSRDFIGYLDRHEKIRYFEYSYYVFGPALIDLDRTVWEVRQYCHRLDYSLRTLDGREIPMLQKELARIAQFQRNPHKYRLQGGSLEKIIDDSANPARKTLIWKNAFFGDRTKRNLKLLCLSYSGNSPLYLHPEILPEISEYVFIPPEVKKSYEEYLILSKKKEPSEGRELPGVKR, from the coding sequence ATGGCAGATCTCTTCGCGCCTGAGACCAAAGCTTCGGCCGCGGTGAATACTGCGCGGGCTTTGGTGCCTCAACTTGTTCGTTCCGCACTTCAGAAACGCGACACTAGCCGTTCTGGACAAATTACCTTGAGCCCACAAACTAGAAGCAACACCGATCCTTTGCTCGATAGTTTTGCGATACGCACATTTCGAGATATGGCCGACGGTGATTACATCATGGCCAGATCCGCGTATAAAAACAGACTTGTGCCTCAATTCTTGACGGCCAGCCATCAAGCCATCGAGAAATACATCAAATGCATTCTCCTCATAAATAGAATTAAATCTCGGAACATAGGTCACAGCCTGGCCCGCGGCCTACAAAAAATGAGCGAGATTAAATCGTTTGAGGTGAACCTGTCCAAACGCTCCCGAGACTTTATCGGATATTTGGATCGACACGAAAAAATCCGGTACTTTGAATATTCATACTATGTTTTCGGTCCAGCCCTAATTGACCTAGACCGAACAGTCTGGGAAGTACGACAATACTGCCATAGGTTAGATTATAGTCTTCGAACTTTAGACGGGAGAGAAATTCCGATGCTCCAGAAAGAACTTGCACGTATAGCGCAGTTCCAACGAAACCCTCATAAATATCGTTTGCAGGGTGGCTCATTGGAAAAGATTATTGACGATTCGGCGAACCCCGCCCGAAAGACTCTGATTTGGAAGAATGCTTTCTTCGGTGATCGGACAAAAAGAAACCTCAAGTTGTTATGCCTCTCTTACTCAGGAAATTCTCCCCTCTATCTTCATCCTGAGATTCTGCCGGAGATTAGCGAGTACGTTTTCATTCCGCCGGAGGTCAAGAAAAGTTACGAAGAGTACCTAATCCTGTCAAAGAAAAAAGAGCCGTCGGAAGGCAGAGAACTACCAGGAGTAAAAAGATAG